A window from Schistosoma haematobium chromosome 3, whole genome shotgun sequence encodes these proteins:
- the MCM6 gene encoding MCM DNA helicase complex subunit mcm6 (EggNog:ENOG410V65Z~COG:L), whose protein sequence is MDVAQTQVRTIRVVDVVADECQRLFHHFLETFKENDVLKYVEAANGLKQLEKNTLSVTFTDIIVSDTRLSGLIQDEFYRLYPALCSATKNFVNDHVPDTQNSGRDFYVSFTDVPSLHRMRDLTASQLGRLIKVRAQVVRAHPIHPELLLGTFRCSECKIVIRNVEQPFKYTQPTVCFNPQCGNRLKFELLTNESKFVDFQKVRVQETQSELPRGSIPRNLEVILRADTVDLAQPGDRCEFIGTLIVIPDVGQLATPGDRSLEGKPLRGRDNQEIGGVTGLKALGVRELSYRTAFLACTVIPSNGRYLPSDELEESDAISYEALSKRLTPSELDTICQMSQDRKLLTNMCRSLFPTIHGADEVKKGILLMLCGGVPKITEEKTHLRGDLNVCLVGDPSTAKSQFLKHVEKFSPRAVYTSGKASSAAGLTAAVVRDEESFEFVIEAGALMLADNGVCCIDEFDKMDLKDQVAIHEAMEQQTISITKAGVKATLNARTSILAAANPIGGRYDRSKSLRHNIGLSAPIISRFDLFFVLIDECNDIVDYAIARSIVDLHMGRHGAEDTHTIYSVDNIRRYIAFARCFKPKISGEAMECMVEEYKKMRQRDASSGTKSAWRITVRQLESLVRLSEATARLHCADTVTQAHVREAFALLNKSIIRVEQPDINLEEEDQHQLTDASETPVIDQPTTETNTTAGHLRVTYDEYRRIASLLILRARNWCETLATDSESDQTPGAPKRSELVNWYLEEVVDEFETEAQLAEVKLLVERIIDRLIKKDNILITIGGTGLDASADTADPYIVVHPNYVE, encoded by the exons atgGATGTTGCTCAAACTCAAGTGCGAACTATACGAGTGGTCGATGTAGTTGCAGATGAGTGTCAGAGGCTTTTCCACCATTTTTTGGAAAC ATTTAAGGAAAACGACGTTCTGAAATATGTAGAAGCTGCTAACGGGCTCAAACAACTTGAGAAAAATACACTGTCAGTGACCTTTACAGACATAATAGTATCTGATACGAGGTTATCTGGACTTATTCAGGACGAGTTTTATAG GCTGTATCCTGCGCTTTGCTCGGCCACAAAAAATTTCGTGAATGATCACGTACCAGATACGCAGAATTCAGGAAGGGACTTCTACGTCAGTTTTACAGACGTCCCTAGCTTACACAG GATGCGAGACCTCACAGCAAGTCAGTTAGGAAGGTTGATCAAAGTACGTGCTCAGGTCGTACGAGCACACCCTATTCACCCCGAACTTTTATTGGGTACTTTTCGATGTTCCGAATGTAAGATAGTGATAAGAAATGTGGAGCAGCCCTTCAAATATACCCAG CCAACGGTATGTTTTAATCCTCAATGCGGGAACCGACTTAAGTTTGAGTTGCTTACGAATGAGTCGAAGTTCGTCGATTTCCAGAAAGTCCGAGTTCAAGAAACTCAGTCTGAATTACCTCGAGGGAGCATTCCACGCAA CCTTGAAGTCATACTACGTGCAGATACAGTAGACCTTGCGCAACCTGGTGATCGGTGTGAATTTATTGGGACTCTTATCGTTATCCCTGATGTTGGACAACTAGCGACACCCG GTGACAGGTCGTTAGAGGGTAAACCGTTACGAGGACGAGACAATCAAGAAATCGGCGGTGTAACTGGTCTAAAGGCTTTAGGAGTGCGTGAACTTTCTTATCGAACAGCGTTTTTGGCTTGTACTGTCATACCTTCAAATGGAAGA TACTTGCCATCAGATGAATTAGAAGAGTCAGATGCGATCTCTTACGAAGCATTGTCAAAAAGACTGACGCCATCTGAGCTCGATACAATTTGTCAAATGAGTCAGGATCGAAAACTTCTTACAAACATGTGCAGATCTCTTTTCCCGACTATTCACGGTGCTGATGAAGTTAAGAAAGGTATCCTGTTGATGCTTTGTGGTGGTGTACCCAAG ATTACTGAAGAGAAAACTCATCTCCGTGGAGATCTAAACGTATGTCTAGTTGGTGATCCAAGTACAGCGAAGTCTCAGTTCTTAAAACATGTTGAGAAGTTTTCTCCACGTGCCGTTTACACTAGTGGTAAAGCCAGCTCAGCAGCTGGTTTGACAGCTGCAGTAGTGAGGGATGAAGAGTCCTTCGAATTTGTCATTGAAGCTGGAGCACTAATGCTTGCAGACAAT GGAGTTTGCTGCATAGATGAATTCGATAAGATGGATCTTAAAGACCAAGTCGCAATTCACGAGGCGATGGAACAACAAACAATTAGCATAACGAAGGCTGGTGTGAAAGCTACACTGAATGCTCGCACTTCTATTCTTGCAGCAGCTAACCCCATTGGTGGTCGCTACGACAGATCAAAATCTCTACGACATAATATTGGCTTGTCTGCTCCCATCATATCACGTTTTGACCTGTTTTTTGTGCTGATTGATGAATGCAACGAC ATCGTCGATTATGCTATCGCTCGTTCAATTGTAGATTTGCATATGGGGAGACATGGCGCAGAAGATACTCACACCATCTATTCAGTTGACAACATTCGTCGCTACATCGCTTTTGCTCGTTGTTTTAAACCCAAA ATAAGCGGGGAAGCTATGGAATGCATGGTTGAAGAGTACAAAAAAATGCGTCAGAGAGATGCTTCCAGTGGGACAAAGTCTGCATGGCGCATCACTGTTAGACAGCTGGAAAGTCTTGTTCGTCTTTCAGAAGCAACAGCACGACTACACTGTGCAGATACC GTAACACAAGCTCATGTACGGGAAGCTTTTGCTCTCTTAAACAAATCCATAATACGAGTTGAACAGCCTGATATAAATctagaagaggaagaccaacaTCAACTGACAGATGCTTCGGAAACACCAGTTATTGATCAG CCAACTACCGAGACAAATACAACCGCTGGACATTTACGAGTAACATATGATGAGTATAGACGGATTGCTAGTCTTTTAATTTTGAGGGCCCGAAACTGGTGTGAGACCTTAGCAACAGATAGTGAATCTGATCAAACTCCTGGTGCTCCAAAAAGGAGTGAACTAGTCAACTGGTATCTAGAAGAAGTTGTTGATGAATTTGAAACCGAAGCGCAGTTAGCGGAAGTCAAGCTTCTTGTCGAACGCATAATCGATCGCCTAATAAAAAAG GATAATATTCTCATAACTATTGGTGGTACAGGACTGGATGCATCTGCTGATACCGCTGATCCTTACATCGTCGTGCATCCTAATTACGTGGAGTAA